Part of the Roseomonas sp. OT10 genome, TGGGTCTGCTGGAAGATGTTCCGGGAGCTGCGGGCCAACCACGCCCAGGCCGAGGGTGCGGAGGCGGCGCACGAGGCCATGGTGGAGGGCCACGCCCCGGATTCCGGCGGGCCGCGCAAGACCATGGCGCAGGCGATCACGCAGATCCTGATCGCCGACGTGTCCATGTCCCTCGACAACGTGCTCGCGGTGGCGGGCGCGGCGAAGGACCACCTGGACGTGCTGGTCATCGGACTCGGCATCTCCGTGGTGCTGATGGGCGTCGCCGCCACCTTCATCGCCAAGCTGCTGGAGAAGTACCGCTGGATCGGCTGGATCGGCCTGCTGGTCATCCTCTACGTCGCGCTGGAGATGATCTGGACCGGCTGGGGCGACGTCGCCGCCTGGTGGGGCGGCATGCCGCCGGCGCCTCCTGCGGCGCACTGAGCCGACGGATCCCCTCTGGCGGGCGGGGGCAGCCCCCCGCCCGCCACGCCGCGCGCGTCCCGGTCCCCTTCGCCATGGGGGTGGGGCGCGCGTTTCGTTTGAGGGCCAAGGGACGCAGCTTTCCGCCGCGCGAATGCCGGACAGGACGCCGGGACGGATTTGCGGCGCGGGCGATCCGCTCTAGAGCGGGAGGCGGAATGCCGGGACGGACCGTTCGGGCGACGCCGTGCGGAGAAGGGGCGGGCACACGCCACCGCGCATGGCGTCGACCGGGCGCATCCCCCGGGGGATTCCTGTCCTTTCCCGGGGCGTGCCCGAGCCGGGCGGCGCATGTCCCCTTCGGAGACATCCATGGAGTCCGTGACCGGGTCGCTGACCGGCCTGCTCGAAATCATCTTCGCCAATGCCATCCTGTCGGGCGACAACGCGGTGGTCATCGGCCTGGCCGCCGCCGGCCTGCCGGCCGCGCAGCGGTCCAAGGCGGTGCTGTTCGGCGTCGTCGCCGCGGCGGTCCTGCGAATCATCTTCTCGATCTTCGCCAGCTTCCTGCTGACGCTCTGGTGGATCGAGCTCGTCGGCGGCCTGGCGCTGCTCTACATCGCCTGGGGCTTCTGGCGGGAGCTGCGGCAGGCCGACGCCGAGGAGGCGGCCGAGGGCCACGCCCATCACGACAAGAGCCTGATGGCGGCGCTGTGGCAGATCGTCGTGGCGGACGTCTCGATGTCCCTCGACAACGTCCTGGCCATCGCCGCCATCGCCCGCAACAACTTCCCGCTGCTGGTGATCGGGCTGCTCGTCTCCATCGTCATGATGGGCCTGCTGGGCGGGCTGCTGGCCAAGCTGCTCGATCGCTACCGCTGGATCGCCTATCTCGGCCTCGCGCTGATCGTCTGGATCGGCCTGCAGCTTCTCTGGGAGGGTATGGTGGCCGGAAACGACGTGCTGCAACTGGGTCTGCCGCTGCCGGCGCCCCATCACGAGGCGGCGCATTGAGGGCGGGCGGCGTCCTGATGCTGGCGGCGCTGCTGGCCGGCTGCGCCGCCCCCGGCGACGGGGGCGTTCCCGCCCCCGAGCCCCGGCCGGGCATGGCGGAGGCGCTGCGCCGCCTGCCGGCGCAGGCCGACGCCTTCCGGCGCGGCGGCACGACGGAGCCGCGCGGCTTCGGGGAGGCGGCGATGGTGGACTACGCCACGCCCTCCCGCACCGCGGCGGCACAGGTCATGCTCTATGACCGCGGCCTGCCCGCCGCGACGCCGGCGCAGGTGCCGGCGGAGCTGGAGGCGGCGGTGCGGGAGGCCACGGCCCAGCCCGCGGAGCGGACGGGGCGCAGCCTGACCGAGGTCGGTCGCAGCAGCCTGGCCGTGCCCGGCGGGACGCCGCTGAGCTGCGCCGTCCTGGACGGCCGCTTCGGCCGCAACCCGGTGGAACGGCATGTCTGCGTCGGCGCGGTGGGCGGCCGCTTCCTCCGCGTCCAGGTCACGCTGCCGGACCGTCCCGTTCCGGTCGCCGATTCCGCGGCCTTCGCGCGCGCCATCGCGGTCGCGCTGCGGACGGGGTGAGCGGACCGGGCCTGCCGCGGCGCGGCAGGCGGGGATGATGGAGAGGATGCCGGCGGCGGGGAGCCGCCCCGGCCAGGACGCCGGCGTCACCCTGTCGCCGTTGCGCCGGAGGCGGGCGCGGCAGGCCCGTTACGCCCGGCGGCCGGGCCGCGCCGCGATCAGCGGCCCGGGCCGCCGCCCGGACCCTGGTCGCTGCTCGCGCCGCCCCCGCCGAAGCGGCCGATATTGCCGAACAGCTGCTGCAGCACCGTGCGGTCGTTGCCCGGGACCGGGGTCTGGCGATCGACGAAGGCGATGTTGCGCCGGTCCTCGTCTCCCAGGCGCTTGACCTCCTGCACCACCCCGTTGGGATTGAAGGTGATGGCGACCACCCGCTGGTCCTCGATCCCCGGGGTGCGGGCCGGCCGGATGTGGGTGACGACGCTGATGTAGTACCAGTGGTCCTGGTCGAAGGTCGCGGTGGTGCTGGGCGAGCCGAGCAGGGCGGCGACGTCTTGCTTGGTCTGCACGCCCGGCGTGATCTGCGACAGCAGCTCATCGTCCACGCGGTTGCCGCGGAGTTCCCGCGGAGCCTCGAACAGGGAGCAGCCGCCCAGGGCCGGCACGGCGGCCAGGGCCAGGAGGAGCAGTCCGGCGGGCTTTCCGAGCCGGGTCGGATGCCCGGCCGGTCGCCCGGTCTGTTGATTGACGGGATGCGGGGGGCGGGCCATGTCAGCGTCCGATTGCCACCGCCCCCGCGCCCGGTCAACGGCCGTTCCCCCCTCCGACGCGGGGGCAGCCGCCATGCCGCCGGGGGCGCGCCAGGGGGGCGGCCGCCGCCGGCCGGGCCGGCGAAACGAAGGATGGGATGGAGGATGGGCCTCTTCGGCCTGCTGCGGCGCAAGCCGCACGAGCGCACCGGCTTCGAGCTGTACACGGCGGCGGTGGCCGCGGCGCGGGAGCCCGCGCTCTTCGCCGCCGGCGTGCCCGATACGCTGGAGGGCCGGTTCGAGGCCATCTCCCTGCATGTCGGCCTGCTGGTCCACCGGCTGCGGCACGATCCCGACCCGCGCGGGGCGCCGATCGCCCAGGCGGTGTTCGATGCCATGTTCGCGGACATGGACCTGAACCTGCGCGAGATGGGGGTGGGCGACATGTCCATCGGCAAGCGGGTGAAGCGGCTGTGGGAGAACTTCCATGGCCGGGCCCGTGCCTATGAGGCCGCCATCGCCGCCCCCGGCAATGCCGCGTGGGAGGAGGCGCTGGCGCGCAACCTCTGGGCCGGCAGCGCGCCGGAGGGAGCGCCGGCGCGGCTGGCCGCCCATGCCCGGGTGCTGGAGGCGTGGCTCGCCGCCCAGCCCTTCGAGGCCCTGGCCGGGGGCCGACTCGCCCTGCCGCGCATGGAGGCCGCATGACCGTGGAGTTCTCCCGCCCCCTGGTGCTGTCCACCGTGCCGGAGGGCGGCCGGCGCCTGACCCTGAGCGCCACCGCGGAGGAGCGGGCGGCGCTGGCCCGGCGGCTGGATCTGGTGTCGCTGGACCGGTTGGACGCCGAGGCGGAGATCCGCCCGGAGCGGGGGCCGGGCGGCATCTACCGGGTGACCGGCCGGATGCGGGCTGCCGTGGTGCAGTCCTGCGTCGTGACGCTGGAGCCGGTGCCGCAGGAGGTCGAGGAGTCGCTGGACTGGCGCGTGATCCCCGGCGGCACCGCGGAGGAGGACGAGGGCGAGGCGCCCGAGGACATGGCCGAGGGCCCGGAGGATGTGGAGGCCGCGGGCGGCGTGCTGGATGTCGGCGAGGCGCTGGCGCAGCAGCTCTCCCTGGCGCTCGACCCCTATCCCCGCGCCCCCGGCGCGGCCCTGGACCCCGGTGGGGCCGGGGATTCGCGCTCGCCCTTCGCCGCCCTCTCCCGCCTCCGCCGCGACGGGTAGGGCGCGGCGCTCCGCCCGGAGCGCTCCCCGTTCGGTGCCCCTGTTTGGCTTCCCCGTGTGGCGCCCCGTTGCGCGCCCCGTCCGGCGCGGGGGGCGGACCTGCGGCGGGCATGGCCTCGCCGCGCTTGTCCTGGGCGGGCGCGGGTGGTAATGGCCGCGCCTTCCTGAGACATCCTCTGATCACCTCGAGAAAGGCCCGGTCCCATGGCCGTCCCTAAGAAGAAAGTTTCGCCCTCCCGCCGCGGCATGCGCCGCAGCCACGAGGCGCTCACCGCCGAGGCCTATGCCGACTGCCCCAACTGCGGCGAGCTGAAGCGCCCCCACCATGTCTGCCACTCCTGCGGCCATTACGACGGCCGCGAGGTCGTGCAGGCCAGCGACAAGCAGAAGATCGCGGTCCGCGTCTGACGGCGGGCGGCCAGCCTCCCGTGCCGGCCGCGCACCATGCCCGAGCGCGCCATGACACGCCTGCCATGAACCGCCCGTCGTGGAGCCGCCTGTCGTGGAACAGCCTGTCGTGGAACAGCCTGTCGTGACGGGCCGCCGATGAGCGGCCCGGCTCCTGCCTTCGCCCTGGCGGTGGATGCGATGGGCGGCGACAACGCGCCCGAGGCAGTGCTGGACGGCGTCGAGCTGTCGGCCGAGCGCCATCCCGGCGCGCGCTTCCTGCTGCTGGGCGACGAGGCCCGGCTGTCCCCCCTGCTGGCGCGCCGCAAGCGTGCGGCGGAGGCATGCAGCCTGCGGCACGCGCCGGAGGCCGTGCCGGGGGAGATGAAGCCCACGGCGGCGCTGCGCCTGCGCGGCTCCTCCATGCGGCTTGCCATCGACGCCGTGGCCTCGGGCGAGGCCGCCGGCGTCGTCTCGGCCGGGAACACCGGCGCGCTGATGGCGCTCGCCAAGATCGTGCTCAAGACCATGGCGGAGATCGACCGGCCCGCGCTCGCGGCCATCGGCCCCTCCGCGCGCGGCGACGTGGTGCTGCTCGACCTGGGGGCGAACCTCCAGGCCGATGCCCGCAACCTGGTCGAGTTCGCGGTGATGGGCGATGCCTTCGCCCGCGCGGTGCTGGGCCTCACCTCGCCCTCCATCGGCCTGCTCAACGTGGGCTCGGAGGAGCTGAAGGGCGACGAGCGGGTACGGCAGGCGGCCGAGGCGCTGCGCGAAAGCCATGTCGGCGCGAACTTCCGCGGCTTCGTCGAGGGCCACGACATCACCGCCGGCACGGTCGACGTGGTGGTGACGGACGGCTTCACCGGCAACATCGCGCTCAAGACCGGCGAGGGCGCGCTGAAGCTGATGCGCGACCTGCTGCGCCAGGTCTTCACCTCCTCCGTGCCCGCGCGGCTGGGCTACCTGCTGGCCCGCCCGGCGCTGGACCGGCTGCGCGAGTGGATGGACCCGCGCCGCTACAACGGCGCCGTGCTGGTCGGTCTGAACGGCGTGGTGGTGAAGAGCCATGGCGGCACCGACGCGCTCGGCTTCGCCTATGCGATGGACGTCGCCATGGACATGGTCACCCATGGCTTCAACGACCGCATCCGCGAGGGCATCGGCCTGCTGCGGCGGGGCGATGCCGACACCCCCACCCTGACCGCGATGCGCTGAGGCGACGATGCGTGCCCTGATCACCGGAACCGGCGGCTACCTTCCCGCGCGCGTTCTGGACAATGATGCGTTGGCGGCGGCCTATGGGCTGGACACCTCCGACGAGTGGATCCGCGAGCGGACGGGCATCCGCCAGCGGCACCTGGCGGCGGAGGGCGAGACCGCCTCCTCCATGGGCGTCGCCGCGGCGCGGCAGGCGCTGGCCCAGGCGGGGGCCGACCCGGCTAGCGTGGGCGCGGTGATCGTCGCCACCTCCACTCCCGACAGCGCCTTCCCCTCCACCGCAGCGCGCATCCAGGGTGCGCTGGGCTGCCCCGGCGGCCCGGCCTTCGACCTCTCCGCCGCCTGCGCCGGCTTCATCTATGCGCTGGGCGTGGCCGGATCGCTGATGCGCAGCGGCGCGGTGCGCAGCGCGCTGGTGATCGGCACGGAGGTCTATTCCCGCATCCTGGACTGGACCGACCGCGGCACCTGCGTGCTGTTCGGCGACGGGGCGGGGGCGGTGCTGCTCCAGGCGGGGGAGGACCCGGATCGCGGCCTGCTCTCCTGGCACCTGCATGCCGATGGCCGCCATGGCGACATCCTGCAGGTGGAGGGCGGGGCCGGCAGCACCGGCGGCACCGGCCTGCTGCGGATGGCCGGGCGCGAGGTATTCCGCCACGCCGTGGCCAAGCTCGCCTCCGCCGTCGACGAGGCGCTGGCGGCCAACCGCCTGGACCGGTCCGAGGTGCAGTGGCTGGTGCCGCACCAGGCGAACCGGCGCATCATCGACGCCATGGGCCGCAAGCTGGGCCTGCCGCCCGAGCGGGTGGTGATCACCGTCGACCGCCACGCCAACACCTCGGCCGCGTCGATCCCGCTCGCGCTCGCCGAGGCGACGCGCGACGGCCGCATCCAGCGCGGCGACCTGGTGCTGATGGAGGCCATCGGCGGCGGGCTGACCTGGGGCGCGGCGCTGGCGCGCTACTGACCCGCCGCCGGTCCCACGCCGGCATGGCGGCGCGGCCACACACGCCGTGGCTTCGTGACCACAGGGGAGCGGACTCCGTTGACGCCCCGCGGTGGCCCTGGCTTCATCCCGCCGTCTGAGGCGAGTCAGGGTGCAGCCGGCATGAATACCGTGACGCGGGCACAACTCGCGGACGCGATCTATGCGCAGGTGGGTCTGTCGCGGAACGAGAGCGCCGCGCTGCTGGAAGGCGTGCTCGAGCGCATCTCCGCCAGCCTGGAGGCGGGGCAGGCGGTGAAGCTCTCCGCCTTCGGGACCTTCACCGTGCGGCAGAAGGCGCAGCGCGTGGGCCGCAACCCCAAGACCGGTATCGAGGTGCCGATCTCCCCGCGCCGCGTGCTCTCCTTCCGGGCCAGCCAGGTGCTGAAGGCGCGGATCAACGGCGAGGCCGCGCCCGCCGATGCGCCGGACGGGGGGGATGACGCCTGATGCCGTCCGAGGTGATGGACGAGGCCTCGGCACGGCCCCGCAAGGCGCCGACAGCCTTCCGCACCATCAGCGAGGTGGCGGAGGACCTGCACATCCCGCAGCACGTGCTGCGCTTCTGGGAAAGCAAGTTCCCGCAGCTCAAGCCGCTGAAGCGCGGCGGCGGGCGGCGCTACTACCGGCCGGACGACATCGCGCTGCTGCGGCGGATCGGCGACCTGCTCTACACCCAGGGCTATACCATCAAGGGCGTGCAGCGGCTGCTGCGCGACGGCACGCCGGAGGGGGCTGAGCCGGCCCCGGCCGAGATGGCGGCCACCGGGCGGGAAGGGTTGCTGCAGGAATGCGTGGAGGAGCTGGAGTCGATCGCGGCCAGCCTCCGCCTCCTCACCCATGGCGGACGCGGATAGGGACTCCGGCGGCGGGCCGGGACCGGCCCGCCGCGTGACGGCGCCAAGCGACCGCCGGCCTGCTGCTGCTCCGGCGCGCCACAGGGATTGACCGGCGCCCGGGGGTGGACCGGCGGGATCGCCGCTACGCCGGGCGGCGGCGTCAGGCGCCGGGGCGTGCCGGTGACCGGAGGCACGCGCGAAGCTCGATCAGCAGATGCGCCGCCGGGATGAGAAGCGGCAGGCCGCTGTACATCAGCGCCGCCGCCATCCTGTTCAGGTCGAGGGGGCCGGCCGAGGCTTCCGCGTACAGCCGGGGAAGGCTCGAGAGCAGGATCGGGGGCGCGGCGAGCAGGATGGCGATCCGGGCCGCCCGCCCCTGCCCGCGCAGCCCGTCGCGCCCGAGGAGGAGGAAGCGCCCGCCCAGGCCGACGAACAGGAAGAGGGCGGCGACCGCGCAGAGGCAAAGCATGGCCATGAGCAGCAGCCCGAGTCCGGTCCACAGCTCCTCGCCCATCCGCGGCCCGCCCGCCAGGACCGTGTGGACGAGTCCCAGCAGGGCGACTGGCACAAGAAGGACGATGGCCGGCAGCAGGAAGGGCACGACGAACAAGGACGCGGGCATCGCGATCAGGACCATCTCGGCGGCGAAAAGCGTTCGGCTCAAGGCTTCGGACATGGCATCCCGGACGCTGCGGACCCGCGCTGCGCCGGAGCCTGCCGCCGATCGGACGCCCGCCGCAACACGGGACCGGCCGGGCCGTGGCGGCGGGTGGCCACCGGCCCTGGTCTTCGCGGCCGCCTGGCCCCATCTGGGGCGCACCGCATGGGAGGGAATGGCATGACCGAGGCCTGCATCGTCGGCTGGGCGCATACGCCCTTCGGCAAGCTGGAGGACGCGCCGGACGTCGAAAGCCTGCTGGCCCGCGTCGCCCGCAACGCCATCGAGGATGCGGGGGTCGCTCCGTCCGACATCGAGGGCGTCTTCGTCGGCCTGTTCAACGGCGGCTTCCAGGCCCAGGACTTCCCCGCCTCGCTGGTGATGCAGTCCGTGCCGGAGCTGCGCTTCCGCCGCGCCACCCGCTACGAGAACGCCTGCGCCACCGGCTCCGCCGCGATCCATGGCGCGCTGGACTTCCTGGCGGCCGGGCGGGGGCGCTTCGCGCTGGTGCTGGGGGCGGAGAAGATGACCGCCGTGCCGGGGGCGAAGGTGGGGGACATCCTGCTCGGCTGCTCCTACCGCAAGGAGGAGGGGGAGATCGAGGCGGGCTTCGCCGGGGTCTTCGGCCGCATCGCCGAGGCGTATTTCCAGCGCCATGGCGACCAGTCCGACGCGCTGGCCGCCATCGCCGCGAAGAACCACCGCAACGGGGTGGAGAACCCCTATGCCCAGCTCCGCAAGGACCTGGGCTACGAGTTCTGCCGCACCCCGAGCGAGAAGAACCCCGTGGTCGCCGGGCCGCTGAAGCGCACCGACTGCTCGCCGGTCAGCGACGGCGCGGCGGCGCTGGTGCTGACGGACGAGGAGACGGCGCGCACGCTGGGCAAGGCGGTGCGCTTCCGGGCGGCGGTGCAGGTGAACGACCTGATGCCGATCTCGGCGCGCGACATCACCCGCTTCGAGGGGGCGCGCGAGGCCTGGGCGCGGGCGCATGCCGCCGCCGGGACGACGCTCGCCGACCTGTCGCTGGCCGAGGTGCACGACTGCTTCACCATCGCGGAGCTCATCGAATACGAGGCGATGGGCCTGGCGCCGGAGGGGCAGGGGGCCCGCGCCGCGCTGGAGGGCTGGACGGCCAAGGACGGGCGGCTGCCGGTGAACCCCTCGGGCGGGCTGAAGGCCAAGGGGCACCCGATCGGGGCCACCGGCGTCTCCATGCACGCGCTGGCGGCGATGCAGCTCTGCGACGCGGCGGGGGGGATGCAGATTCCTGGCGCGACGGTGGCGGGGGTGTTCAACATGGGCGGCTCGGCGGTGGCGAACTACGTCTCCATCCTGGAGCGGCTGCGCTGACGCCCCTGGCGCGCTGACGCGGCGCCCCCATCTGCGGGGGCGCTTGCAGACCGCACCCCTCCTCATCGGGTCGGAGATCTACCGGGGCTCGACCTATGGCGGGAAGCACCCGCTGGCGATCCCCCGCGTCTCCACCGCGCTCGACCTGATCCGCGCCCTGGGCTGGCTGGACCCGGAGCGGTACCTCGACAGCCCCCGCGCGACACCGGAGCAGCTCACCCGCTTCCACACCCCGGACTACGTCGCCGCGCTGCAACGCGCCGAGGCGGAGCAGGCGGTGAGCGACGCGGTCCGCGCCCGCCACCGCCTGGGCGCGGAGGGCAACCCGATCTACCGCGAGGTCTTCCGCCGCCCCGCCACCGGCGCCGGGGGCGCGATCCTGGCGGCGCGGCTGGTGCGCGACGGCGGCGTGGTCCACATCCCCGGCGCCGGGACACACCACGCCATGCCCGACCGGGCGAGCGGCTTCTGCTACCTCAACGACGTGGCGCTGTGCTGCCTCGCGCTGGTCGATGCCAGGCTGGAGCGGGTGCTCTACCTCGACATCGACGCGCATCACGGCGACGGCGTGGAGGCCGCCTTCCACGACGACCCGCGCGTGCTGACCGTTTCCGTCCACGAGGCCAACCGCTGGCCGCGCACCGGGCTGGTCGGCGACCGTGCCGGGGGGCATGCGCGGAACCTGCCGGTGCCGGAGGGCTTCAACGACAGCGAGATGCGCTGGGTGCTGCACCACGCGATCCTGCCGCTGCTGCGCCACTGGCGGCCGCAGGCGATCGTCCTGCAATGCGGCGCGGATGCGATCGAGGAGGACCCGCTGTCCCGGCTCGCCCTCTCCAACAACGCCCATTTCGCCGTGATTCGGGCGCTGCTGGGGGAAGCGCCCCGGCTGATCGTGACGGGGGGCGGGGGCTACAACCCCTGGTCCGTGGCGCGCTGCTGGGCGGGGGTCTGGGGGGTGCTGAACGGGCATGAGGCGCCAGAGCGCCTGCCGCCCGGGGCGGAGGCGGTGCTCCGCGGCCTCACCTGGTTCCGCGCCGCCGGGCGCGCGCCGCCGGAGCACTGGTTCACCACCTTGCGCGACCCCCCGCGCGAGGGGGTCATCCGCCGCGAGGTGCAGGAGGTCTGCGCGGCGGTGGTGCGGGACCTGCCGGAGCCCTGACTCGCCGCTACTCCGGCAGCAGGACCGAGACCGCCGCCTGGCAGGCGATGCCCTCGCCCCGCCCGGTGAAGCCGAGCCGCTCGGAGGTGGTCGCCTTCACCGAGACGCGGGACAGCGGCACGCCCATCAGCTCCGCCAGCCGGGCGCGCATGGCGGGGGCGTGGGGGGTGATCTTCGGCCGCTCGCAGATCAGGGTGACGTCCGCATTGGCGATCACGCCGCCCCGCTCCGCCACCAGCGCCGCGGCGTGGCGGAGGAAGCGGGCGCTGTCGGCATCCTTCCATTCCGCCTCGGAGGGCGGGAAGTGTCGGCCGATATCGCCCTCCGCCATGGCGCCGTAGATCGCGTCGCACAGGGCGTGGATGCCCACATCGGCGTCGGAATGCCCATCCAGGCCGAGCGGATGCTCGACCTTCACGCCGCACAGGAACAGCGGCCGGTCCGGCACCAGCCGGTGCACGTCGAAGCCGGTGCCGGTGCGCGGCCAGAGCGCCGCGCGGCGCGCCGCCTCCAGCCGGGCAAGGTCCTCGGGAAAGGTCACCTTCACGTTCTCCTCCGATCCCGGCACCAGCGCCACCGCCTCTCCCATCGCCTCCAGCAGCGCCGCGTCGTCCGTCGCCCCCGGCGCGGCGGCGCGGTGGCCGGCGAGCAGCACGGGGAAGCGGAAGGCCTGGGGCGTCTGCGCCCGGAACAGCCCCTCGCGCGGCACGGTCGCCGCGATGGCCCCGCCCTCGCCGCGCTTGAGCGTGTCGCTGACGGGGAGCGCCGGGATGGCGCCCGCCCGGTCCTGCAGCGCCGCCAGCAGGGCGGCGACGGTGCCGGCGGGCACGACCGGGCGGGCGCCGTCATGCACCAGCACGATGGCGGGCGGGTCGGCGGCCAGCGCCTCCAGCCCTGCGCGCACGCTGTCCTGCCGGGTGGCGCCGCCGGCCACGGGGGCGAGGGCGGGCAGGCCCTCCAGCAGCGTGGCGACCCGCCCCGCCTCGGCCGGGGCACAGACCGGGAGCAGCGCGTCGACCAGCCCCTCGGCGAGCAGCGCCTCGGCGGCGTGGCGCAGCACCGGCTTGCCGGCGAGGGGCAGGAACTGCTTCGGGGCGGCCGCGCCGAAGCGCAGCCCCTGGCCCGCCGCCAGCAGCAGGGCGACGGCGCGGGGCGGGGAGGGCGGAGTCGCGGCGGACGGAACGGGGCGCGTCATGGGCGGCGGAAGCTAGAGCGGATCGCCGGAGGGAGGCAGCGGGGGCGAGGCAGGAATCTGCCCCGCCCGGTCGACCGCGCGGACCGGACCGGGCTCAAGCGGCGATGGCCGGCCCCCCCCTCGTCCGCCTCCCCGGGTTGGCGCCGCCCGACATGGCAGAGCGCGCCTTTTCATATCGAAGCTGAACGGAGAATGACGCCTTCCGTCGCTTCATGCCTCATTTCTCAGCACGGCGCTTGACGCGGCGCCCGGCCGGCGGATACCCGCATCATTATGAACGGCTTTGAAGCGACTGTTGCGGCCGCCCCTGATCCTTTTCCAGGGCGCGGCACCCCGGCGCACGCCTCCATCATGACGGAAGGCGATCGGTCCTCGCCAGCCGGGTCCGCCGCCCTGGCGCCCATCGACCTCGGCGGCGGCGTGCGGATCGACTGCCCCGTGATCCTGGCGCCGATGTCCGGCGTCACCGACCTGCCCTTCCGGCGGCTGGCGCGGGAGCTGGGCGGGCCGATGGTGGTCAGCGAGATGATCGCCAGCCAGGCGATGGTCCGCACCAACCGCCAGACGCTGAAGATGGCGGAGGTGGACGGCTTCGGCGGCCCTGCCTCCGTCCAGCTCGCCGGCTGCGACCCGGAGGTGATGGCCGAGGCCGCGCGGCTGGCCGTGGACCGCGGCGCGGCCATCGTCGACATCAACTTCGGCTGCCCGGTGAAGAAGGTCGCGGTGGGCCAGTCCGCCGGCTCCGCCCTGATGCGCGACGAGGTGGCCGCCGCCCGCATCCTGGAGGCGACCGCGCGGGCGGTGTCCGTCCCCGTGACGCTGAAGATGCGGATGGGCTGGGACCATGCCAGCCTGAACGCCCCCCGCCTTGCGGTCATCGCGCGGGAGAGCGGCATCCGCATGGTCACCGTGCACGGCCGCACCCGGCAGATGTTCTACACGGGCACGGCCGACTGGGGCTTCGTGGCCCAGGTCAAGGCGGTGGCCGGCATCCCGGTGATCGTGAACGGCGACATCCTGGGCGCGGAGGACGCGGCCGAGGCGCTGCGCCGCTCCGGCGCGGATGGCGTCATGATCGGGCGCGGCGCCTATGGGCGTCCCTGGCTGATGGCCGCCGTCGCCGACCGCCTGCGTGGCGGGACCATGGCGGAGGATCCGGACCTCGCCACGCGCTACGCCATCCTGCGCCGGCACTACGATGCCATGCTGGAGCATCACGGGCGCGACCCGGGGCTGCGGCTCGCGCGCAAGCACCTCGCCTGGTACTCGCGCGGCCTGCCCGGCAGCGCCGAGCACCGCGTCCGCATCAACCAGGCCGATACGGTGGAGGCTGCCCTGGCCGAGCTCGCCGCCTACTGGGAGCCGCTGATCGGGCGCGGCGTGGTCGTCGCCCATGGCCGCGCCGAGGCGCTGGCGGCATGAGCGGCGTCGCCGCCGCCCTGCGCCGGGCCGTGAGCCGCCCCGCCCGCCGTGTCCCCTCGCCGGAGGCCACAGCCGTGCTCGGCGCCGTGCCGCTGCCGGTGGTCGTGCTGGATGCCGAGGACCGCTTCATCTTCGCCAACCCGGCGGCGGAGCTGTTCTTCCAGCTCTCCGCGGTCTCGCTCTCCCAGCTGACCCTCGAGGCCCTGGTGCCGGAGGACAACCGCCTCGTCGCCCTGGTGCGGCAGGTGCGCA contains:
- a CDS encoding acetoin utilization protein AcuC, with amino-acid sequence MQTAPLLIGSEIYRGSTYGGKHPLAIPRVSTALDLIRALGWLDPERYLDSPRATPEQLTRFHTPDYVAALQRAEAEQAVSDAVRARHRLGAEGNPIYREVFRRPATGAGGAILAARLVRDGGVVHIPGAGTHHAMPDRASGFCYLNDVALCCLALVDARLERVLYLDIDAHHGDGVEAAFHDDPRVLTVSVHEANRWPRTGLVGDRAGGHARNLPVPEGFNDSEMRWVLHHAILPLLRHWRPQAIVLQCGADAIEEDPLSRLALSNNAHFAVIRALLGEAPRLIVTGGGGYNPWSVARCWAGVWGVLNGHEAPERLPPGAEAVLRGLTWFRAAGRAPPEHWFTTLRDPPREGVIRREVQEVCAAVVRDLPEP
- a CDS encoding bifunctional 2-C-methyl-D-erythritol 4-phosphate cytidylyltransferase/2-C-methyl-D-erythritol 2,4-cyclodiphosphate synthase, which gives rise to MTRPVPSAATPPSPPRAVALLLAAGQGLRFGAAAPKQFLPLAGKPVLRHAAEALLAEGLVDALLPVCAPAEAGRVATLLEGLPALAPVAGGATRQDSVRAGLEALAADPPAIVLVHDGARPVVPAGTVAALLAALQDRAGAIPALPVSDTLKRGEGGAIAATVPREGLFRAQTPQAFRFPVLLAGHRAAAPGATDDAALLEAMGEAVALVPGSEENVKVTFPEDLARLEAARRAALWPRTGTGFDVHRLVPDRPLFLCGVKVEHPLGLDGHSDADVGIHALCDAIYGAMAEGDIGRHFPPSEAEWKDADSARFLRHAAALVAERGGVIANADVTLICERPKITPHAPAMRARLAELMGVPLSRVSVKATTSERLGFTGRGEGIACQAAVSVLLPE
- a CDS encoding acetyl-CoA acetyltransferase, with the protein product MTEACIVGWAHTPFGKLEDAPDVESLLARVARNAIEDAGVAPSDIEGVFVGLFNGGFQAQDFPASLVMQSVPELRFRRATRYENACATGSAAIHGALDFLAAGRGRFALVLGAEKMTAVPGAKVGDILLGCSYRKEEGEIEAGFAGVFGRIAEAYFQRHGDQSDALAAIAAKNHRNGVENPYAQLRKDLGYEFCRTPSEKNPVVAGPLKRTDCSPVSDGAAALVLTDEETARTLGKAVRFRAAVQVNDLMPISARDITRFEGAREAWARAHAAAGTTLADLSLAEVHDCFTIAELIEYEAMGLAPEGQGARAALEGWTAKDGRLPVNPSGGLKAKGHPIGATGVSMHALAAMQLCDAAGGMQIPGATVAGVFNMGGSAVANYVSILERLR
- the dusB gene encoding tRNA dihydrouridine synthase DusB; the protein is MTEGDRSSPAGSAALAPIDLGGGVRIDCPVILAPMSGVTDLPFRRLARELGGPMVVSEMIASQAMVRTNRQTLKMAEVDGFGGPASVQLAGCDPEVMAEAARLAVDRGAAIVDINFGCPVKKVAVGQSAGSALMRDEVAAARILEATARAVSVPVTLKMRMGWDHASLNAPRLAVIARESGIRMVTVHGRTRQMFYTGTADWGFVAQVKAVAGIPVIVNGDILGAEDAAEALRRSGADGVMIGRGAYGRPWLMAAVADRLRGGTMAEDPDLATRYAILRRHYDAMLEHHGRDPGLRLARKHLAWYSRGLPGSAEHRVRINQADTVEAALAELAAYWEPLIGRGVVVAHGRAEALAA